Sequence from the Saccharopolyspora pogona genome:
GACGCCGATCCCGCGCAGGTCGCGGCTCTGCTCGGCAGCTTCCCGCCGAGCTGCGAGCTCGTGCCGATCGCGCCCGCGACGCGGACCGCCGAGTCGCTGCGGAAGGTGGCCGTCACCGCCGGGGAGGACGTGCTCGCCACCGCCGCGCCGCTGCTGCACCGTCCCGGAACGGGCACCAGCGTCGTGGTGACCGACGAGCAGGGTCACCCTGCGTGGCCGGCGTTCGCTGCGGTGCTCCGGCACGCGCCGACCGGTCAGATTCACGTGGTGCGGGCCGGTCCGCCACCCGAAGGTTGGACCCATTGCGGACCGTTGCAGTACCGGGGGCGCGACGACAACGTTGTCGCCCAGGTCGTGCCCGCCGGGGGAGCCACCCCGCCACCGTTGACCTGTGCCACGAGCGGTCCGCAGCACCGCAGCTTCCCCGTTTCGAGGTACCAACAAGGGCCTGCCGAGCCGGGCACGTAGCGCTCGGCAGGCCCAGCGTGCGTTGCGGCAGCAGCGGCGCGACTCCTCCGACCACGGGCGCAGGCGGCGACTCGCGAGAAGAATCGGTGAGCTTTTCGGCGAGTTCCTCGCCGAGGCGCTCCTGGCGTCCGTAGCGCTGGCCTTGTTCGCCGGCGTGCTGGCAGCAGGTGCCTGGGGCTGGCAGCACAGTCCTGCCGCAACGGTCGTCCTGGTGGCGGGGATCGCCCTCTTCCTGGCCTTCGGCGTGCACCAACTCGCTACCCGGCGAGCCGGGCAGCGGAAACGAGGACGTCTTGCCGCGGCGGCGGTCGGCACCGTCGTCTTCGTTTTCATCTGGGCGATGTATCTGGTGCTCTACCTGCCCTCGCCCTGATCGGGAGGTGCCCGGTCACTCGGTGCCGATCACACCTTGTTCAGGGGGCGAGAGATTCCAGGTTGGTGACCAGGTCCGCCGGGGCCGGCATCGCCGCCATTTCCTTTCGGACTTCCAGGCCCCAGGCCGTCGAGCGCGCCCGCGATCTCGTCGGTCTGCCCGCGCAGCGTCGACGAGAGCCGGTTGAGACCGTCGACGGCGGGCATCCGGAAACCAGCAGCGACGCGAGCAGCACCGGGACTAGTAGCCCGGGTCACTGCTCCATTCGGGGCTGATCCGGATGTTACGTCGACATAGAACTTGTTTTACCGGCGAGCCTGCCAGCCGATCCGCCGGGAATCCACCTGGAAATTCGTGACGTGTCGACCATTCCGAAGCATCCGGTCTATGGTTGATGAAACACGTTCCACACGCTCCCCCGTCGATGCAGGAGGGATGCATGCGCATCGCCTACACGCCCGAGCAGGAGCAGCTGCGCAAGGAGCTGCGCCGCTACTTCGGCAAGCTCATGACACCGGAGCTCCGCGAGGAACTGACCGCGCACGGCGACTACGGCGACGGAGTGGCCTACAAGCAGCTGGTCCGGCAGATGGGCGCGGACGGCTGGCTCGCGCTGGGCTGGCCGTCGGAGTACGGCGGGCAGAACCGGAGCATGCTGGAGCAGCTGATCTTCACCGACGAAGCGGCGATCGCAGGCGCCCCGGTGCCGTTCCTGACGCTCAACAGCATCGCGCCGACCATCATGCGCTTCGGCACCCCAGACCAGAAGTCGTTCTACCTACCGAAGATCGCCTCCGGTGAGATCCACTTCTCGATCGGCTACTCCGAGCCGGAGGCGGGCACCGACCTCGCCTCGCTGCGCACCACCGCCGACCGCGACGGCGACGAATACGTGATCAACGGCCAGAAGATGTGGACCAGCCTCATCTCGTACGCGGACTACGTGTGGTTGGCCTGCCGCACCGACCGGGACGCGAAGAAGCACCGCGGCCTGAGCATCCTGATCGTGCCCACCGCCGCGCCCGGCTTCTCCTGGACCCCGGTGCACACCGTCGCCGGGCCGTCCACCAGCGCCACCTACTACCAGGACCTGCGCGTGCCGACGTCGGCACTGGTGGGTGCCGAGAACGAGGGCTGGCCGCTGATCACCAACCAGCTCAACCACGAGCGCGTCGCGCTCACCTCGTCGGCACCGCTGCGGCTGGCGCTGGACGAGGTGCTGGAGTGGGCGCGCGAAACGCGGCTCGCCGACGGGCGGCGCGTGCTGGACCAGGAGTGGGTGCGGCGCCACCTGGCCCGCGTGCACGCCGGGGTGGAGTTCCTCAAGCTGGTCAACTGGAAGATCGCCGCCACCGTCGAGGAGCAGCCCGCGCCGGCCACCGCGTCCGCGACCAAGGTGTACGGCACGGAGTTCGCCATCGAGGCCTACCGGCTGCTGATGGAGGTGCTCGGGAGCGCCGCCTACGTGCGGAGCGGCTCGCGGGGCGCCGCGCTGCGCGGCCGGATCGAACGCATGCACCGCTCGTCGCTGATCCTGACCTTCGGCGGCGGAGCCAACGAGGTGCAACGGGACATCGTCGCCGCGGTCGGCCTCGGCCTCCCCCCGGCGAAACGTTAGTCGTGAGTGCTCACTCCGGTAAGAACCGGATCTCCCGCTCACGACACCGATATCCGCGGCAAAACGCCCTCCAGGGAGGATTCATGGACTTCTCGTGCACCGAGGCCCAGGGCGACCTGTCCGGGCTGACCAGGGAGATCCTCGACGATCACGCGACCGCCGAGCGGCTGCGCGAAGTCGAACAAGAGCCGGACCGATTCGACCGTGCACTGTGGACACAACTGGCACAGGCCGGGGTGCTGTCGGCCGCGCTGCCGAGCACCGCCGGAGGCGGCGGGTTCGGGCTGCTGGAGCAGTGCTCCGTGCTGATCGAGCTGGGGCGCGCGGTCGCCCCGGTGCCCTACCTCGCCTCGATCACCACGGCCGCGGCCGCGCTGGCGCAGTTCGGCACCCCGGAGCAGCAGCAGCGCTGGGCCGTCCCGGCGACGAAGGGCGAGCTGGTGCTTACCGCCGCGCTGGCCGAGGAGAACAACCCCGACCCGGACCGCCCCGCGTGCCGCGCCGAACGCGTGGCCGACGGCTGGACGCTAACCGGCACCAAGACCACGGTCCCGGCCGGCACCTTCGCCGACCTCGTGCTCGTTCCGGCGTCCACATCGGACGGAGCGAGGGTGTTCCTCGTCGAGCCCGAGCAGCTGTCGATCGAGCGGCAGCGCATCGTCGACGGCGACAGCGAGGCATGGCTGGCGCTGGACGGCGCACAGGTCGGCGAAGACCAGGTGCTCGGCGAGGATTCGACGGTACTGGACTGGCTGCTCACGCGGGCGACCGTCGGTGCGTGCGCCCACCAGGTGGGTGTTGTCGAGCGGGCGTTGGAGCTGACCAGCGAATACGCCCGCGAGCGGGTCCAGTTCGGGCGGCCGATCGGCAGCTTCCAGGCCGTCGCGCAGCGGCTGGCGGACGCGTTCATCGACGTCGAGGCCGCGCGGCTGACGCTGTGGCAGGCGGCGTGGCGCGTCGACGAGGGGCTGCCGTGCGCGGCCGAGGTCGCCACCGCGAAGTTCTGGGCCGCCGACTCCGGGCACCGGGTGGCGCACACAGCCGTCCACGTGCACGGCGGCGTCGGCATCGATCTCGACCACCGGCTGCACCGCTACTTCGTTGCGGCGAAGCGGAACGAATTCTCCCTCGGCGGCGCGGCTGCGCAGCTGGGGCGGCTCGGCGACGTGCTGGCGGGCTGACCGATGACGCCTACGGTGACCGAGCTCCTGCTGGCCCGCGCCGACGACGACAGCTGAGTGGCCACGACGAGACCGGCGACGAACCGCGCAACCAGGAGCACGGGATAGTTCGGCGCCTGAGGCGATCCGATGTTCCTGCCGAAGAGGGACACGGCGATGAGGCCGACGATGAGCGGCTTCCGGGCCGACCGCGCGGTCAGCACGGTGACCACCGGGCCGCCGACGATCATGCTTAGCGCGCAGGCCGTCACCAGCAGACCTGCCGCGGAAAGCGGCACGGACAGGTCGGCGGCGACGTCCGGCAGGATGCCCGCGATCACGAATTCGCCGGTCGTGAAGCTGAAAACGACCAGCATCAGGGAGAGAACGGGTAACGGCACGACACTTACTGGTTCGAACTCAGATGATATGAATTAGAACTACCGCAGTTCGAATCATCGCCGCTAGACTCGGGACATGGCGAGGGATCCGTCGGCGAGCAGCCAGATCGACCGGGACGTGCGCAGGCTGGTGCACCAGTTCGCGCAGACCCTCGACGTCCACGTGCGCCGCGTCGCCGAGGAACTGGGCCTCACCGCGTCGCAGGCCGTCGCGCTCCGCGAGCTGTCCGAGCCGATCACCGCCCGCGAACTGGCCACCAGGATGTCCTGCGAGGCCTCCAACGCGACGTTCGTGCTGGACAAGCTCGAACAGCAGGGCCTCATCGAGCGCAAGCCGCACCCGACGGACCGGCGCGCCAAGCAGATCGTGCTGACCCCTAGCGGTCGGCGCAGCCGGGCCACCGTACTCAAACACCTGAGCGCCCGGTCCCCGCTGATCCCGCTCACCGAAGACCAGCAGGAAACCCTGCGCGATCTGCTGCAAGCCCTCGTCACGCCACGCTAGGCGCCTGTCTCGCAGACTCGCTGTCCAATGTGGACTTATGTGGCCTTTCCGCCGTGCGGCCTACCTGCGAAGTGACAGTGATCATATTCAACCGGGAAATTAGAGTGCTCTGTCAACCGGACCGTCGTAGCCGGAGTACACGGGTTCATGACGGACACCGCACGGTCCTGCGCCAGTTGCCGCCGAGGCAACGGCTGGTGAGGGCGTTGTTCTACGTGTGCGACCTGTCCGTGGAGCAGATCTCCGAGGAGGCCGGGATGTCCACCGGAACCGCGAAGACCCACCTGGCACGGGGCAGGGCCGCGGCGGCGCGGATGGGCGACATGTCGAGCGCGGAGGACCACGGTGCCTGACCCCATCTCGTCCCCGACGACCAGGTGCGCGCGGTTTTCCGCCGAGCAGCCGCCGATGTCGAGCAACGGTGTCACCGCTGCCGGCGCACGAGATCACCAAGCGCAGCCAACGGCGGCGGCGACTGGCAGCGGGCGTCGCCGGCGCGGCAGCCGCAGCGGCGATCATCGTCTCGGCCTCGGTGGCGGTGAACAGCCGCGATCCGCAGCCCCTGGTGCCGGCCGGTCCGTCCTCGTCGCAGCTCACCACGCCTTCCGCGTCCCTCCTGCCCTCGAACTCCTCCCCCTCGTCCACCTCGCAACCGCCCGCCTCCTCCAACACGCTGACCCCGACGGAGTCCCGATGAGTACGACCACCTTCGTTCCCCCCACTGCCGCCGGCTCCGACCGCCGCGCGGTGTCGAACCAGGCGGTCCTGTTCCTGCTGTGGGCGGCGTTCTTCGCCTGCTACGCGTGGATCTCGCTGGCGCGCTACGCCGGGTACGCGTCTATGTCGTTCGACCTGGGGATCTTCGAGCAGGTCGTGCGGTCCTACGCAGAGGGCCGGACGCCGGTGGCGGACCTGCTGGGACCCGGGTTCGTCATCTTCGGCGACCACTTCAGCCCCGCGCTGGCGCTGCTCGCGCCGCTCTACTTCCTGTTCCCCTCCGCGCAGACGCTGCTCGTCGCGCAGGCTGCCCTGTTCGCGCTCTCGATCGTTCCGGTGACCAGAGCCGCAACGCGGTTGCTCGGCGACACCAGGGGGCGGTCCGTGGGCGTGGCCTACGGCTTGTCCTGGGGAGTGCAACGGGCCGTTGACTTCGACTTCCACGAGATCTGCTTCGCGGTCCCGCTCGTCGCGTTCGCGCTCGAAGCGGCGCTGTCGCAGCGGTGGTGGCGCGCCCTCCTCCTGACCGCACCGCTGGTGCTGGTCAAGGATGACCTCGCGCTCACCGCCGCCGCCATCGCGCTCGTGGTCGCGTGGCTCGCCAGGCAGCACGACAAGCGGTTCGCCCGGGTCGCCGTGGTGAGCGCAGTGCTATTCGTCGTCGCCTGGTTCTGCATCACCCTGCTGGTCATCCCGTCGTTCAACGCGACGGGCGAATACCGGTACTGGGACAAGATCTCCGGCGACGTGGGGTTCCCCGCCTCGCTGCTGGAAGGCTGGGACGAGAAGTTCAGCACCGCGCTGTGGCTCCTGATCCCGACGACGGGGCTGCTCGCGCTCCGGTCACCGGTGCTACTGGCCGTCCTCCCGACGCTCGGCTGGCGGTTCGCCTCCCTCGAGGAGCACTACTGGAGCGCGGACTGGCACTACAACGCGGTGCTGATGCCGATCCTCACCTTCGCGATGGTCGACGCGATCGTCCGGGTGCGCGCGACCCAGCTGTCCTGGTTGCGGGGCTACGCGTCGCACCTGCCGGGGCT
This genomic interval carries:
- a CDS encoding MFS transporter, giving the protein MPLPVLSLMLVVFSFTTGEFVIAGILPDVAADLSVPLSAAGLLVTACALSMIVGGPVVTVLTARSARKPLIVGLIAVSLFGRNIGSPQAPNYPVLLVARFVAGLVVATQLSSSARASRSSVTVGVIGQPASTSPSRPSCAAAPPRENSFRFAATK
- a CDS encoding MarR family winged helix-turn-helix transcriptional regulator; amino-acid sequence: MARDPSASSQIDRDVRRLVHQFAQTLDVHVRRVAEELGLTASQAVALRELSEPITARELATRMSCEASNATFVLDKLEQQGLIERKPHPTDRRAKQIVLTPSGRRSRATVLKHLSARSPLIPLTEDQQETLRDLLQALVTPR
- a CDS encoding sigma factor-like helix-turn-helix DNA-binding protein, which translates into the protein MLCQPDRRSRSTRVHDGHRTVLRQLPPRQRLVRALFYVCDLSVEQISEEAGMSTGTAKTHLARGRAAAARMGDMSSAEDHGA
- a CDS encoding DUF2079 domain-containing protein, whose protein sequence is MSTTTFVPPTAAGSDRRAVSNQAVLFLLWAAFFACYAWISLARYAGYASMSFDLGIFEQVVRSYAEGRTPVADLLGPGFVIFGDHFSPALALLAPLYFLFPSAQTLLVAQAALFALSIVPVTRAATRLLGDTRGRSVGVAYGLSWGVQRAVDFDFHEICFAVPLVAFALEAALSQRWWRALLLTAPLVLVKDDLALTAAAIALVVAWLARQHDKRFARVAVVSAVLFVVAWFCITLLVIPSFNATGEYRYWDKISGDVGFPASLLEGWDEKFSTALWLLIPTTGLLALRSPVLLAVLPTLGWRFASLEEHYWSADWHYNAVLMPILTFAMVDAIVRVRATQLSWLRGYASHLPGLVLAAAVALTVTLPIGKQIQSGSDRFQQDPEAASRVLAMIPDGATVVANNSTIAHLTGRCRVFWPGNTDGIVPDYVAIYEPDKTAADVREEAEEWNPGTTYQVLLEDSGFWALGRAT
- a CDS encoding acyl-CoA dehydrogenase family protein; this translates as MDFSCTEAQGDLSGLTREILDDHATAERLREVEQEPDRFDRALWTQLAQAGVLSAALPSTAGGGGFGLLEQCSVLIELGRAVAPVPYLASITTAAAALAQFGTPEQQQRWAVPATKGELVLTAALAEENNPDPDRPACRAERVADGWTLTGTKTTVPAGTFADLVLVPASTSDGARVFLVEPEQLSIERQRIVDGDSEAWLALDGAQVGEDQVLGEDSTVLDWLLTRATVGACAHQVGVVERALELTSEYARERVQFGRPIGSFQAVAQRLADAFIDVEAARLTLWQAAWRVDEGLPCAAEVATAKFWAADSGHRVAHTAVHVHGGVGIDLDHRLHRYFVAAKRNEFSLGGAAAQLGRLGDVLAG
- a CDS encoding acyl-CoA dehydrogenase family protein — its product is MRIAYTPEQEQLRKELRRYFGKLMTPELREELTAHGDYGDGVAYKQLVRQMGADGWLALGWPSEYGGQNRSMLEQLIFTDEAAIAGAPVPFLTLNSIAPTIMRFGTPDQKSFYLPKIASGEIHFSIGYSEPEAGTDLASLRTTADRDGDEYVINGQKMWTSLISYADYVWLACRTDRDAKKHRGLSILIVPTAAPGFSWTPVHTVAGPSTSATYYQDLRVPTSALVGAENEGWPLITNQLNHERVALTSSAPLRLALDEVLEWARETRLADGRRVLDQEWVRRHLARVHAGVEFLKLVNWKIAATVEEQPAPATASATKVYGTEFAIEAYRLLMEVLGSAAYVRSGSRGAALRGRIERMHRSSLILTFGGGANEVQRDIVAAVGLGLPPAKR